The following is a genomic window from Blastocatellia bacterium.
ACGCGACAGGGTTGACGAGGAGACGGATTTGACCTGCGAGACAGACTTGACGATGAGGCAGGTTTGACTATGAGCGACATCGAGACCATCCATCCACAAATGATCAATCGTATCGGCGAACTGGCGGCTGCTTCAATTGACGCTAAGCGACGATTCTTTGACGCGCACCCTGACGCTGTGGCGCGCGCCGCGCTCATGCTGATCGAAGCGCTTCGCAGTGGAAGAAAAATCCTGCTGTTCGGCAATGGCGGCAGCGCCGCCGATGCGCAGCATATCGCCGCTGAGTTCGTCAACCGCTACCAGATGGAACGGCCTGGGCTGCCGGCCATTGCGCTCACCACCGATACCTCAATTCTCACTTCAATTGGCAATGATACGACCTTTGAAGAAATCTTCAGCCGACAGATTGAGGCGTTTGGGCAAGCTGGTGATGTCGCCGTCGCTATTACCACAAGCGGTCGCTC
Proteins encoded in this region:
- a CDS encoding D-sedoheptulose 7-phosphate isomerase, with protein sequence MSDIETIHPQMINRIGELAAASIDAKRRFFDAHPDAVARAALMLIEALRSGRKILLFGNGGSAADAQHIAAEFVNRYQMERPGLPAIALTTDTSILTSIGNDTTFEEIFSRQIEAFGQAGDVAVAITTSGRSPNVVRGVQAARQRGLHTIGLLGKDGGVVKDLVDLAIIVPSDSTS